In one window of Catalinimonas alkaloidigena DNA:
- a CDS encoding (Fe-S)-binding protein gives MAYLQQILFVLVLAVAGYLLYRRISRIRKNIHLGRPEDRNDRPGERLQTMLLVAFGQKKMFKKPLVAFMHFILYVGFILINIEILEIILDGLFGSHRLFFPALGIVYGPIIHFFELLALGVIVVCVIFLIRRNVKGVGVKRLDPDYHREMIGWPRLDGNLILVFEILLMMAFLTMNAADVALQNRGVAHYAEAQTGGFLVSQLFVPFFESWENTTALVAYERFAWWFHICGILGFALYVTYSKHLHIFMAFPNTYYSRLLPKGEMKNMDRVTTEVKLMLGLPVENGNADAAAPEAADIPRFGVKDVNDLTWKHIMEAYTCTECGRCTSVCPANITGKKLSPRKIMMDVRDRAETVGRSLEKGGPGLEDGKSLYGDYTTKEELMACTSCNACVEACPVNINPLDIILEQRRYIAMEEAQTPAAWNAMFQNVENNFAPWAFSPADRFNWAAGLENGSQKAETEA, from the coding sequence ATGGCCTATTTGCAACAGATCCTTTTCGTACTGGTATTGGCGGTGGCCGGCTACCTGCTTTACCGCCGTATCAGTCGCATTCGAAAGAACATTCACCTCGGCCGTCCCGAAGACCGCAACGATCGGCCCGGCGAGCGACTCCAGACCATGTTGCTGGTCGCCTTCGGGCAAAAAAAGATGTTTAAAAAGCCGCTGGTGGCTTTTATGCACTTCATCCTCTACGTTGGGTTTATCCTAATCAACATCGAAATTCTGGAAATCATACTGGATGGCTTGTTCGGCAGCCACCGGCTGTTCTTTCCGGCGTTGGGCATTGTGTACGGACCCATCATCCACTTTTTCGAGCTGCTGGCGCTGGGCGTGATCGTGGTTTGCGTCATCTTCCTGATTCGCCGGAACGTGAAAGGAGTAGGGGTGAAGCGCCTCGACCCCGACTACCACCGGGAAATGATCGGCTGGCCCCGCCTCGACGGCAACCTGATTCTGGTGTTCGAAATCCTGCTGATGATGGCATTCCTGACGATGAACGCTGCCGATGTTGCTCTGCAAAATCGTGGTGTGGCGCACTATGCCGAAGCCCAAACGGGCGGCTTTCTGGTGAGTCAGCTGTTCGTGCCGTTTTTCGAAAGCTGGGAAAATACGACGGCACTGGTCGCTTACGAGCGTTTCGCGTGGTGGTTCCACATCTGCGGTATTCTGGGTTTTGCCCTCTACGTCACGTATTCCAAGCACCTTCACATTTTCATGGCTTTCCCCAATACGTACTACTCCCGGTTGTTGCCGAAGGGGGAGATGAAAAACATGGACCGGGTCACGACCGAAGTAAAGCTAATGCTGGGTTTGCCCGTCGAGAACGGTAACGCCGACGCGGCCGCTCCGGAAGCCGCGGACATTCCACGCTTTGGTGTGAAAGACGTCAACGACCTGACCTGGAAGCACATCATGGAAGCCTACACCTGCACCGAGTGCGGTCGCTGTACGTCGGTGTGCCCCGCCAACATCACGGGCAAAAAACTGTCGCCGCGCAAAATCATGATGGACGTCCGCGACCGCGCCGAGACGGTGGGCCGCAGCCTGGAGAAGGGCGGACCGGGGCTGGAAGACGGCAAGTCGCTGTACGGCGACTACACGACCAAAGAAGAGCTGATGGCCTGCACCAGTTGCAATGCCTGCGTGGAAGCTTGTCCGGTCAACATCAATCCGCTCGACATCATTCTGGAACAACGCCGTTACATTGCCATGGAAGAGGCGCAGACGCCCGCCGCCTGGAACGCCATGTTTCAGAACGTCGAGAACAACTTTGCGCCCTGGGCCTTTTCGCCCGCCGATCGCTTCAACTGGGCCGCGGGATTGGAGAACGGCAGTCAGAAAGCCGAAACTGAAGCATAG
- a CDS encoding (Fe-S)-binding protein, which translates to MKVPTMAELAAEGRTPEVLFWVGCSGSYDDRNKRITVAFAKILAHVGVDFAVLGTEETCTGDPARRAGNEFLFQMQAMQNIQTLDGYGIKKIVTACPHCFNTLKNEYPELGGNYEVIHHSQFLQGLINEGRIKLKGGGSFKGRRITYHDSCFLGRGNDIYEAPREVLQALDAELVEMKRCRTNGLCCGAGGAQMFKDAEPGRKEVNIERTEEALSTGANVIAAACPFCMTMLTDGVKNKEKEADVKVLDLAELIAQSQGL; encoded by the coding sequence ATGAAAGTACCAACCATGGCCGAACTGGCCGCCGAAGGACGAACCCCGGAAGTGTTATTCTGGGTCGGGTGCTCCGGTTCATACGACGACCGTAACAAACGCATCACCGTAGCGTTTGCCAAAATACTCGCCCACGTGGGGGTAGATTTTGCCGTGCTGGGCACGGAAGAAACCTGCACGGGCGATCCGGCTCGCCGTGCCGGCAACGAGTTTCTGTTTCAGATGCAGGCGATGCAAAACATCCAGACGCTGGACGGCTACGGCATCAAAAAAATCGTGACGGCTTGCCCGCACTGTTTCAACACCCTCAAGAACGAATATCCCGAACTGGGAGGGAACTACGAAGTGATCCACCATTCGCAGTTCTTACAGGGACTGATCAACGAAGGACGGATTAAGTTGAAAGGCGGTGGCTCGTTCAAAGGGCGGCGCATTACTTACCACGACTCGTGTTTTCTGGGCCGCGGAAACGACATCTACGAAGCGCCGCGCGAAGTGCTGCAGGCACTCGACGCCGAACTGGTGGAGATGAAACGGTGCCGCACCAACGGCCTTTGCTGCGGGGCCGGGGGCGCGCAGATGTTCAAAGATGCGGAACCCGGGCGTAAAGAAGTCAATATCGAACGCACCGAAGAGGCGCTTTCGACGGGCGCGAATGTGATTGCCGCGGCGTGTCCTTTCTGCATGACGATGCTGACCGACGGCGTGAAAAACAAAGAAAAAGAGGCGGACGTAAAGGTGCTGGACCTGGCCGAACTGATTGCTCAGTCGCAGGGGTTGTAG
- a CDS encoding OmpA family protein: MKKIFISTLLIASCALLGACSAVKKGDRHFKRGEYEYAIERYQEALEKGSNAGYANLRIAESYRLSNRMAEAAPFYEAAINSGLKIDSIQFYYGFALKDQGKYDAARQQLEEYTRQGNDPERVKHARQEIENLGEVKRILENQDRYEVRNFESLNTEAADFAPIFLDSDQEMIFTSARGDGKVYAATGGGFTDLYTFTFDGSSEFGGNVKAMDNKFNLSGVHEASATFSKDGKTMIFARGNNGSKRGRHDVDLYISYYRNGEWTEPELMPIPINDPNAWDSTPAFSGDGRSLYFASNREGGFGGTDIWRATRDGNGRWSRVQNMGKTINTAGNELFPYVSDDGKLYYASDGLPSLGGLDIFVATRARGEGIEVENMGAPINSRWDDFGIAFRSPIEGYLSSNREGGKGDDDIYYFKDVKGDIKSIDYVLVGKTMTTDSTGTEKILPNTTVRLLDPQGKTLAEATTGKDGSFKFDLSASANYELLGEKPQYFTKREPFTTYGKAIPQEELERDTTITLAYNLMLDEVVVDKPIVLDNIYYDLDKANIRPDAARELDKLVQVLKDNPNLTIELSSHTDARDTEAYNLKLSQRRAESAVEYLVSQGIDPERLQARGYGESRLLILDAQTEEEHQQNRRTEFKVLRK, encoded by the coding sequence ATGAAAAAAATCTTTATTTCTACCCTGCTTATTGCCAGTTGTGCCCTGTTGGGCGCCTGTTCGGCCGTGAAAAAAGGCGACCGGCACTTCAAGCGAGGAGAATACGAGTACGCCATCGAACGATACCAGGAAGCGCTGGAGAAAGGGTCCAACGCGGGTTATGCCAACCTGCGCATCGCGGAATCGTACCGTCTGTCGAACCGCATGGCCGAGGCCGCTCCCTTCTACGAAGCGGCCATTAACTCCGGTCTTAAAATCGACAGCATCCAGTTTTACTACGGTTTTGCGCTGAAAGATCAAGGCAAGTACGACGCGGCCCGGCAGCAATTGGAAGAATACACCCGGCAGGGGAATGACCCGGAGCGCGTAAAACACGCCCGGCAAGAAATCGAGAACCTGGGAGAAGTGAAGCGGATTCTGGAAAACCAGGATCGCTATGAAGTGCGCAATTTTGAGTCGCTCAATACCGAAGCGGCCGATTTTGCCCCGATTTTTTTGGATTCCGATCAGGAAATGATCTTTACGTCGGCACGGGGCGATGGCAAGGTCTACGCCGCGACCGGCGGTGGCTTTACCGACCTGTATACGTTCACCTTCGACGGCTCGTCGGAGTTTGGCGGGAACGTAAAGGCCATGGACAACAAGTTTAACCTGTCGGGGGTCCACGAAGCCAGTGCTACCTTTTCCAAAGACGGCAAGACGATGATCTTCGCACGGGGGAATAACGGTAGCAAGCGCGGGCGTCACGATGTGGACCTGTACATCAGCTACTACCGAAATGGCGAGTGGACCGAGCCCGAACTGATGCCCATTCCCATTAACGATCCGAATGCCTGGGATTCGACTCCGGCATTTTCGGGCGATGGACGCTCGCTCTACTTTGCATCCAACCGGGAAGGGGGCTTTGGCGGTACCGACATCTGGCGTGCTACACGCGATGGGAACGGCCGTTGGTCGCGTGTGCAAAACATGGGCAAAACCATCAACACTGCTGGGAACGAGCTCTTCCCGTACGTTTCGGACGACGGCAAATTGTACTATGCTTCCGATGGATTACCCAGCCTCGGTGGGCTCGACATCTTCGTGGCTACACGCGCTCGCGGCGAAGGCATCGAAGTAGAAAACATGGGGGCACCCATCAACTCGCGCTGGGATGATTTCGGCATCGCCTTCCGCTCGCCCATCGAAGGGTATCTTTCTTCCAACCGGGAAGGCGGCAAAGGCGACGACGACATCTACTACTTCAAGGATGTGAAAGGCGATATCAAAAGCATCGATTACGTGCTGGTGGGGAAAACCATGACCACGGACAGCACCGGTACCGAAAAAATTCTGCCGAACACGACCGTACGTCTGCTCGATCCTCAGGGCAAAACCCTTGCGGAAGCGACCACCGGAAAAGATGGATCGTTTAAATTTGACCTGAGTGCGTCGGCCAACTACGAGCTGCTGGGGGAAAAGCCGCAATACTTTACAAAACGCGAACCGTTTACTACCTACGGGAAGGCCATTCCGCAAGAGGAACTGGAGCGGGACACGACCATCACGCTGGCCTACAACCTGATGTTGGACGAAGTGGTGGTGGACAAGCCCATTGTGCTCGACAACATTTATTATGACCTGGATAAGGCGAACATCCGACCCGATGCGGCACGCGAACTCGACAAGCTGGTGCAAGTGCTGAAGGACAATCCGAACCTTACCATCGAATTGAGTTCACACACCGACGCGCGCGACACCGAGGCGTACAACCTGAAGCTGTCGCAGCGCCGGGCCGAATCGGCCGTAGAATACCTAGTGTCGCAGGGCATTGATCCTGAGCGGCTGCAGGCAAGAGGGTATGGCGAATCGCGCTTGCTGATTCTGGATGCGCAGACCGAAGAAGAGCATCAGCAAAACCGCCGTACCGAATTTAAAGTGTTACGCAAGTAA
- a CDS encoding ABC transporter ATP-binding protein has protein sequence MKRSTYFRLLAYTRPLGRFLVPYTIFAMLSIVFGLINFSLIIPLLNVLFGTAPVQAVARPEFSLNATYVFDLFNYYYVDTLQAYGPYRALQFICIVVVVSVLLTNLFRYLSIRIEEHLSAHAIRQLRQGLFDKATSLHLGYFTNERKGDLLARLTTDVQEVEHTVTKSLTVAIREPITIVGYFVVLILLSAKLTLITMLVIPIAGFAISSVIRKLRRDARAGQDSLSRIVSLIDETLGGMRIVKGFNAQKLVRNKFEEENGRYADIIKRMAFKRELASPFSEFTGVTLVAGILLYGGSLVLSSQSSLSPSEFVTYLVIFSQVMRPAKSLSTTFSNLQRGLAAGDRVLDIIDTPAQIQDRPDAVVLPRFENEIELRDVTFAYEETPVLKGISFRIPKGKLVALVGPSGGGKSTIADLIPRFYDPASGSVRMDGRDLRDYTTASVRAQLGIVTQESILFNDTIFNNIAFGKPDATEAEVIEAAKIANAHDFILQTPQGYQTAIGDRGTKLSGGQRQRLSIARAVLKNPPILILDEATSALDNESEKLVQEALFNLMKSRTSLVIAHRLSTIQHADEIIVIEEGRIRERGTHAELREREGGLYRKLAELAG, from the coding sequence ATGAAGCGTAGTACCTATTTCCGGCTTCTTGCCTATACCCGACCACTGGGGAGGTTTCTGGTGCCTTATACCATCTTTGCCATGCTCAGCATCGTGTTCGGGCTCATCAACTTCAGCCTGATCATTCCGTTGCTCAACGTGTTGTTTGGCACCGCGCCCGTCCAGGCAGTAGCTCGCCCTGAATTTTCCCTGAATGCCACCTATGTCTTCGACCTGTTCAACTACTACTACGTCGATACGTTGCAGGCCTACGGGCCTTACCGGGCGTTGCAGTTTATCTGCATCGTGGTGGTGGTATCGGTACTGCTGACCAACTTGTTTCGGTACCTCTCCATTCGCATTGAAGAGCACCTGAGCGCCCACGCGATCCGGCAGCTGCGGCAAGGGCTTTTCGACAAGGCGACCTCCCTGCACCTGGGCTACTTTACCAACGAACGGAAAGGCGATCTGCTGGCGCGGCTGACGACCGACGTGCAGGAGGTGGAACATACCGTGACCAAATCGCTGACGGTGGCCATTCGCGAGCCCATTACCATCGTCGGGTATTTTGTGGTGCTGATTTTACTGAGCGCCAAACTGACGCTCATTACGATGCTGGTGATTCCGATCGCCGGCTTTGCCATTTCCAGCGTGATTCGCAAGCTCCGTCGCGATGCGCGTGCCGGACAGGACTCGCTGAGCCGGATCGTGAGTTTGATTGACGAAACTTTGGGTGGCATGCGGATCGTCAAAGGGTTCAATGCCCAGAAGCTGGTGCGCAACAAGTTCGAGGAAGAAAACGGGCGGTATGCCGATATTATCAAACGCATGGCTTTCAAACGCGAGTTGGCCTCGCCTTTCTCAGAGTTTACGGGTGTAACGCTGGTGGCCGGCATCCTGCTCTACGGCGGCTCGTTGGTATTGTCTTCGCAATCGTCGCTTTCGCCGAGCGAGTTTGTGACCTACCTGGTGATTTTTTCGCAGGTGATGCGTCCGGCCAAATCGCTGTCAACCACCTTCAGCAACTTGCAACGTGGTCTGGCGGCTGGCGATCGCGTGTTGGACATCATCGACACCCCGGCGCAGATCCAGGACCGGCCCGACGCGGTGGTGTTGCCACGCTTCGAAAACGAAATCGAGTTGCGCGACGTCACATTCGCCTACGAAGAGACGCCCGTGTTGAAAGGAATCAGCTTCCGCATTCCGAAGGGGAAGCTGGTGGCACTGGTGGGGCCATCGGGTGGCGGGAAATCGACCATTGCCGACCTGATTCCGCGGTTTTACGACCCCGCCAGCGGTAGCGTCCGCATGGACGGACGGGACCTGCGCGACTACACCACCGCATCGGTCCGGGCGCAACTGGGCATCGTCACGCAGGAATCGATCTTGTTCAACGATACCATTTTCAACAACATCGCCTTCGGCAAACCCGATGCCACCGAAGCAGAGGTGATCGAAGCCGCGAAGATTGCCAACGCCCACGACTTCATTCTGCAAACTCCCCAGGGGTACCAAACGGCCATCGGCGACCGGGGCACCAAGCTTTCGGGCGGGCAGCGGCAACGCCTCAGCATCGCACGCGCTGTCCTGAAAAATCCACCGATCCTAATTCTGGACGAGGCTACGTCGGCCCTCGACAACGAATCGGAGAAATTGGTACAGGAGGCACTGTTCAATCTGATGAAAAGCCGCACGTCGTTGGTTATTGCCCACCGGCTCAGCACCATCCAGCATGCCGACGAAATCATTGTGATCGAGGAAGGACGCATCCGCGAACGCGGCACGCACGCGGAGCTGCGCGAGCGGGAGGGGGGACTCTACCGGAAGTTGGCTGAGTTGGCAGGATAA
- a CDS encoding lipoprotein signal peptidase: MKYLKYFLVTLGVIVLDQTVKMLVHFNMDYGTPGQIKVFGDWFKLHYTLNPGMAFGLEIGLDQGKLILSVFRLLAMCAIGYYLYFLAKKGAHPGLLVCIALILGGAIGNVIDSTFYGVFLDNAPYGSPTPWFHGQVIDMFYFDLWEGVLPNWIPLFGGQYYSLWPIFNVADASIFVGVALILIFQKRFFVEPHTQHEQSEETLEKDPADHPTTV, translated from the coding sequence ATGAAATATCTAAAGTATTTTTTGGTAACCCTCGGAGTGATCGTTCTCGACCAGACGGTCAAAATGCTGGTGCATTTTAACATGGATTACGGCACACCCGGGCAAATCAAAGTGTTTGGTGATTGGTTCAAATTGCACTACACCCTCAATCCCGGCATGGCCTTCGGCCTGGAGATCGGGCTGGATCAGGGAAAGCTGATTTTGAGTGTGTTCCGGCTCCTGGCGATGTGTGCCATTGGCTACTACTTATATTTCTTGGCGAAGAAAGGGGCGCACCCGGGTTTGCTGGTTTGCATCGCGTTGATTTTGGGCGGAGCCATTGGTAACGTGATCGACAGTACGTTCTACGGTGTTTTTCTGGACAACGCCCCTTACGGATCGCCGACGCCGTGGTTCCACGGACAGGTGATCGATATGTTCTATTTCGATTTGTGGGAGGGCGTGCTGCCCAATTGGATACCCCTCTTCGGAGGGCAATACTATTCCCTCTGGCCCATTTTCAACGTGGCCGATGCGTCCATCTTCGTGGGCGTAGCGCTGATCCTTATTTTTCAGAAGCGTTTCTTTGTGGAGCCCCATACGCAGCATGAGCAGTCGGAAGAAACGCTGGAAAAAGATCCGGCCGATCATCCTACGACCGTCTGA
- a CDS encoding S46 family peptidase: MQQRTKLAFWWLCWMLWLPARADDGMWLPNLIKALNEQDMQERGLRLTAEDIYSVNRSSLKDAILQFGRGCSGAVVSPNGLLLTNYHCAFSYLQRHSTVDNNFIEKGFWARSLEEEIANPGLTVTFIIRIEDVTERVLESVSPDMGEEEREAKIKETSSRIAAEAVENTDYKASVEPFYYGNEFYLFVKQEFTDVRLVGAPPSSIGQFGGETDNWEWPRHTGDFALFRIYAGPENEPANFSQANVPYEPRYYLPVSLQGYKEGDFTMVMGFPGRSQQFLTSYALKQLTEKINPHRIALRGKRLEVMENVMQRNDTVRLKYAAKYAGIANYWKKWQGETRGLQRFDAVTRKQEMEAEFTLWAQADLQRRLPYGTLLPQFERDYAALDSLILAFEYMREAAFAPEIMVFARNFDPYIVDVRELDKKEDKKKGKARQDQAIERLKSTTANHFRNYSRAIDQATLAVCLEAYARDIPPAFHPPLFEKIKAQYGNNFRAFANEVFKESVCASPEKVARFIERPYKKQVQILQHDPAYQLSREFMLLYRQHILPNYVALNAQLELNTRRYVAGLREMFQDSLLAPDANSTLRIAYGTVEGYRPRNGVIYTYQTTLEGILEKGDPNVPEFTVPDTLAKLYREKDYGRYGVDGTMPVAFIASNHTVGGNSGSPVINADGHLIGLNFDRVWEGTMSDFTYDPEQCRNISVDVRYILFIIDKVAGATHLIDEMTVIE; encoded by the coding sequence ATGCAGCAGCGTACGAAGCTTGCCTTCTGGTGGCTCTGTTGGATGTTGTGGTTACCTGCCCGTGCCGACGATGGCATGTGGCTCCCCAACCTGATCAAAGCCCTGAACGAGCAGGACATGCAAGAGCGTGGCCTGCGGCTCACCGCCGAAGACATTTACAGCGTTAACCGATCCAGCCTGAAAGATGCCATCCTCCAGTTTGGCCGAGGGTGCTCAGGGGCCGTGGTTTCGCCCAACGGCCTGTTGCTCACCAACTACCATTGTGCATTCAGCTACCTGCAACGGCACAGCACCGTCGACAATAACTTTATCGAAAAAGGATTTTGGGCGCGAAGCCTGGAAGAAGAGATCGCCAATCCGGGCCTGACGGTCACGTTTATCATACGGATCGAAGACGTTACGGAACGTGTGCTCGAATCCGTCTCGCCCGACATGGGAGAAGAGGAACGCGAAGCGAAAATCAAGGAAACGTCGTCCCGGATCGCGGCCGAAGCCGTCGAAAACACCGATTACAAGGCCTCGGTCGAGCCTTTTTATTACGGAAACGAGTTCTACCTTTTTGTCAAACAGGAGTTCACCGACGTACGGTTGGTAGGCGCACCGCCTTCTTCCATCGGCCAGTTCGGCGGCGAAACCGACAACTGGGAATGGCCTCGCCACACCGGCGATTTTGCGCTGTTTCGCATCTACGCTGGCCCCGAAAACGAGCCCGCCAACTTTTCGCAGGCCAACGTGCCGTACGAACCGCGCTACTACCTCCCCGTTTCGTTGCAAGGGTACAAAGAAGGGGATTTTACGATGGTGATGGGCTTTCCGGGACGTTCGCAACAGTTTCTGACCTCGTATGCGCTGAAGCAACTGACCGAAAAGATCAATCCCCACCGGATTGCCCTGCGTGGCAAACGGCTGGAAGTGATGGAGAACGTCATGCAGCGGAACGACACGGTTCGCCTCAAGTACGCGGCCAAATATGCCGGCATCGCTAATTACTGGAAGAAATGGCAAGGCGAAACCCGGGGGCTGCAACGCTTCGATGCGGTGACCCGGAAACAGGAGATGGAGGCGGAATTTACCCTTTGGGCGCAGGCCGATTTGCAGCGTCGCCTTCCCTACGGCACACTCTTACCCCAGTTTGAGCGCGATTATGCGGCGCTCGATTCGCTGATCCTGGCTTTCGAGTACATGCGGGAGGCAGCGTTTGCACCCGAGATCATGGTCTTCGCGCGCAACTTCGATCCTTACATTGTGGACGTGCGCGAGCTGGATAAGAAAGAAGATAAGAAAAAAGGCAAAGCTCGGCAGGATCAGGCCATTGAGCGCCTGAAGTCCACTACGGCCAATCATTTCAGAAACTATTCGCGCGCCATCGACCAGGCCACCCTGGCGGTTTGTCTGGAAGCCTATGCGCGCGACATTCCGCCGGCGTTTCATCCGCCCCTATTCGAAAAGATCAAGGCGCAGTACGGTAACAATTTTCGTGCGTTTGCGAACGAAGTCTTCAAAGAATCGGTGTGTGCTTCACCCGAGAAAGTGGCGCGTTTCATCGAACGCCCTTACAAGAAGCAGGTGCAGATTCTGCAGCACGATCCCGCGTACCAGCTCTCGCGGGAGTTTATGTTGCTTTACCGACAGCATATTTTGCCTAACTACGTCGCACTGAACGCCCAATTGGAACTCAACACGCGGCGCTACGTGGCCGGGTTGCGTGAAATGTTTCAGGATAGCCTGCTGGCGCCTGATGCCAACAGCACATTGCGAATCGCGTACGGAACCGTCGAAGGGTACCGACCACGCAACGGGGTGATTTATACGTACCAGACCACGCTGGAAGGCATTCTGGAAAAAGGAGATCCGAATGTGCCGGAGTTTACCGTACCCGACACGTTGGCGAAGCTCTATCGTGAGAAAGACTACGGGCGCTATGGGGTCGATGGCACCATGCCGGTCGCGTTTATTGCCTCCAACCATACAGTAGGGGGCAATTCGGGGAGCCCTGTGATCAATGCCGACGGCCACCTGATCGGGTTGAACTTCGACCGCGTGTGGGAGGGAACCATGAGCGACTTTACGTACGATCCGGAACAGTGCCGTAACATCTCCGTCGACGTCCGCTACATCCTGTTCATCATCGATAAAGTAGCCGGAGCTACGCACCTCATCGATGAAATGACCGTAATTGAGTAA